Genomic window (Marmota flaviventris isolate mMarFla1 chromosome X, mMarFla1.hap1, whole genome shotgun sequence):
TAATTTAGATTAAATTTCctacaatttatatttttctttctttatactttttaaagaaaattttaaatcacttaactgctatttattttcataaacatgAGGTATTTCAAAGTTCTAAATATACTgtgtttttgaagaaaataaacacagaacTTTGCATTTACCCAGTTCTATGCACCAAACatgaacaaatgaagaaacagactAAGAAAAGGCATATAtatagcaaattttataaaatttcttagtTCAAAAGTGATAAAGTAATATCTACTCAAAACTTTCATAACTCGTTTCCATATGAAAATATAAGTATCAAATTTAGTTATGTATCAGCATCATACTAAAGTATACAGTGTAATTAGTACAGTACATAACAGATTAACGATATATTTGTATGCAAAACATGCTCCTCAAACATTGAGGTATTATTATGGTACTTAGGTGTGAACTTCCAGTCTAATACTGGCTGCAAAAGCCACCTCTCATTACCCAGAACATATACAAAAGGCAGGTGTGCAAAGGTATTTACAGAAATGTTCCCCATCGGCATCAAATGGCAACCCTCTTACCTGACATCTGCTGGAACCTAAGCACAATTGTAAAAAGTAGGAATGACTCTGTTGTTTGAAAACTTGGAACGAACAAGGAGCCCCAGAGGCTCCCAACTGTCACGAACTTCTACTGCTGTCACTGTCACAGCAAAGCTACCCAGAACCCCATCACATGGGCTCTCCAAGGTCCTGGTAGAACCCCACACGTCCTGCCCCCCCACCCAGACCCAAACGTCAGGGGACTGATTTGAGAGTAAATCAATATTCATTaacacaatgtttaaaaaaaaattaaactgtgcAAAAGTGGCAGTGACTGTTCATTTAAGAAAGGTTTAGAAAGTCCAAGCAAGTTCAATTATCTTTAGCAACTGCTGCTGTCTTGCCTGCAATTTCTCCTTTTCCATCAGAAGCTGGTGCTCCTTGGCCTGGAGGTAGTGGACATACTCACAGGCTTTTTTCAAAATGACCACCTTGGCAGCCTTCTCATTCTTCACCAGCTCTGGCACGTGGTCCCGGAGCGTGGTGAAGCTGGACCGCAGGTCATTGCGGCGCTGGCGCTCCAGGATGTTGTGATTGCGGCGACGCACGCTGTCCTCGGAGTCGGATTTCCGAGGGCTGAAGCTCTTACCCTTTGGGTGGATGACGCTCTTGAAGGGATGTGGGGACACCTCCCTCTTGATCTTCTTCTGGGGTGGAGCATCCTCGCTCTCCACATAGGGCGAGGGCGCAGCATAGTTGTGCTGCTGGTAGATGGGGACACTGCGTTGGAGGATCAGCTCACGGGACTGCTCtctccccaggcccagggctgtgTTCTTGGGACTCACCGTGAGGGTGAACGTGGTGCCGCCTGTCTTACAGCTTTTCTCCACGGTGACCACATCGatctcctcttcttcatcttcctcctcgtCAACCTCGTCGCTCAGGGCGTCTTCTCCCGAGGTGCTGCGGACCTTGTGGTCACCGCCGTTGGGAGGGCGGCTGTTTAAACCCGGAGGGGCGGCCACCGCGGCACTAGCGGGGGCGGCTGCTCTAGCAACCGCAGCGGCCACGGCAGAGGCACGGGCAGGGGCACGAGCCGGGGCGACCCGCACAGGCACCGGATTCCGCTTGCTCACCGGCAAGAGAAAGACTACCGCGGGATCTACGCACTCGGCGGCCGGGTGGGCGAGCTCCGCCGGTAAGGCGGCTCCGGCCGTCCCGCTGTGCCCGCGGCCCGCAGGGCTGGCAGCTCCCGCTCCCGGGACCTGAGTGGCCGGACCCGTGGCCGCGGGCTCGTGGCCATGCTGCATCTTCTCACTCATCGCACGCTCCAGCTTCTCGCGAGCGGAGAAGCCGCTCCACATGCAGTCCCGGAGGATGACTGGGTTGGGGGTGAGGCTGCCCAGTCCCCCCGGGCCGAACACGTCCTCCTCGTCGGGGTTGCCCCACAGGTCGGCCTCGGTCAGCATCATTTCGCTGGCCCAGTCAGAGGGCTCCGTACTGAGCTCCAGGAACGCACAGCTGGGCGACAGCGGGGGCGTAGGCAGCAGTTCAAACTTCT
Coding sequences:
- the LOC114089655 gene encoding N-myc 2 proto-oncogene protein, encoding MRSCTASTMPRMICRNADLEFDWLQPCFYPDEDDFYFSGPNSTPPGEDIWKKFELLPTPPLSPSCAFLELSTEPSDWASEMMLTEADLWGNPDEEDVFGPGGLGSLTPNPVILRDCMWSGFSAREKLERAMSEKMQHGHEPAATGPATQVPGAGAASPAGRGHSGTAGAALPAELAHPAAECVDPAVVFLLPVSKRNPVPVRVAPARAPARASAVAAAVARAAAPASAAVAAPPGLNSRPPNGGDHKVRSTSGEDALSDEVDEEEDEEEEIDVVTVEKSCKTGGTTFTLTVSPKNTALGLGREQSRELILQRSVPIYQQHNYAAPSPYVESEDAPPQKKIKREVSPHPFKSVIHPKGKSFSPRKSDSEDSVRRRNHNILERQRRNDLRSSFTTLRDHVPELVKNEKAAKVVILKKACEYVHYLQAKEHQLLMEKEKLQARQQQLLKIIELAWTF